The sequence below is a genomic window from Granulicatella elegans.
TATAATCAATTCCTTTCATATAAAGAAGTCGATTATGAATATCATTTGTTAAGGGTTGTTTTAATAGATGCTTCATTTCGACATCTTTAATGGGGCTTCTTTCCATTGCAAGTAAATAATCTTCCTTATCTACCTTGCTCCAGTCAATGACTTGCTGTAATTTTTTCTTCAATAGTAAATCTAACCAAATTCTAGCACTTCTACCGTTACTTTCACGAAATGGATGAGCAATATTCATCTCAATATATTTTTCAATAATTTCATCAAAGGTTGATTGGGCATTTTTTCAATATTTTTTAAAGCTTCTTCTAAATACATGACAGATGCAAATCGAAAATGTCCTTTTGTCATATTGACTGTTCGTATTTTTCCAGCAAAATCATAGATATCTTCGAATAAATAAGCGTGAATGGCTGAAAGCATTTTGTAAGAACCGACTTCGTATTGATCTAGCAAATGATTTTCAAATAATTCAATCGCTTTTTTCTTACTAATCTTTTCTTCAACTCTGGCAAGTTCTACAGAATCGGTCAAATGAAGTTTATTTTCTAAAACCATAGATTCTTTCCTTACCTTTTCTTCGCTAATAATGTCGCAAATCTAAAGCGAAGACGATTGCCGTTTTCGTCTGTTTTGTGGAGTTCACCAAAGTTTTCATTATATTTTAAAATTTCCCAACCGGAATAATACTCTAGTAATTCGCCTTCTTTGAATGTAAATGGGAAATTCACGGGACAAGGGGCATCTTCAGTAGACATGGCAGCAACAATTAAATGATATCCACCAGAAGCAGTGTGAGATTGCATATTTTCAATAACATCTGGAATTACTTCTTCATGTAAAAACATGAGTACGACAGTCGAGATAATCCAATCATATTGTCCACCAGGAATATCCGCACATTCAATATCATATGGTTCAACTTCAAGTGAAAGTTTTTCTTGAGCAGCTACTTCTTGTAATTTTTGTAAACTTGGAACATTCCAATCAAGTGAAGTAACATCATATCCTAATGAAGATAGGTATAAACTATTACGACCTTCTCCACTTCCTAAGTCTAGAACTCGTCCTTTTGGAATAAGGGGCTGAGCAGCTAATACTTCGGAGTGAGTTTTTGTATAGCCATATTTTTTTGCAAAATAATCTTCTTTTTTACAGAAAAATTCTAAATAACATTCAATATATTCGCTTGTTTTAGCAATTCGATGCCATTGTTGTGGCTCAACTAGTGGAATAGGTGTTGTAGCATTTAGCAGAACAGTATCACTAACACTTCCATCTTCGTTTAAAAATTCAAACGTAATCTCACCTTTTAAAATATGTAGTTGCGCCCAAGTTCCTACCTTTGTATGATGCATTTTTTTAAAAGGTTCAGGTAAAGTATCAACTGTCCATAGTGGCATTTTTTTATAAGAAATTAAATCATTCATGTATATCACCTCGTAAGTTTATTGTAGAAAAAAGAGGTAAGATATGCAAGAAAAACAATATAGGTAAAACTTATAACAAGTGATAGTAATCTAGAAATTGACTGTAACAAAGTTTGCTGGTATTCTAGTTTCATAGAAATAACGCACTGTGACAAGAAGAGTAAAAGTGAATCTATTTTAGAGAGTCTCGGTTTGGTGAAAAGAGATAATAGTTGAAACTTTGAAGATGGCCTTTGAGTGCTAATCGTTGAATGATGAGACGATTACGGGGCAGCCCGATATAGCTTTTCAG
It includes:
- the tehB gene encoding SAM-dependent methyltransferase TehB produces the protein MNDLISYKKMPLWTVDTLPEPFKKMHHTKVGTWAQLHILKGEITFEFLNEDGSVSDTVLLNATTPIPLVEPQQWHRIAKTSEYIECYLEFFCKKEDYFAKKYGYTKTHSEVLAAQPLIPKGRVLDLGSGEGRNSLYLSSLGYDVTSLDWNVPSLQKLQEVAAQEKLSLEVEPYDIECADIPGGQYDWIISTVVLMFLHEEVIPDVIENMQSHTASGGYHLIVAAMSTEDAPCPVNFPFTFKEGELLEYYSGWEILKYNENFGELHKTDENGNRLRFRFATLLAKKR